In Myxococcales bacterium, the sequence GTCGGGCGTCATGCTGAGCGCGATGGTGTCGCCGATGGCCTCGTGGAAGCCGTCGTTGGCGCCCGCTTGAAAGAGCGGCGATTGTTTCTCGTACGCTTGGTAATAGAAGATGTGTCCGAGCTCGTGGTGGATGGTCACCAGATCGTCGTCCGTCGGCTCGACGCACATCTTGATGCGAAGATCGTCGACCTGGTTGATGTCCCACGCGCTCGCGTGACAGACGACCTCGCGGTCGCGCGGCCGCGCGAACAGCGAGCGCTCCCAGAACGTCTTTGGGAGCTCGCGGAAGCCGAGGCCCGTGAAGAACTTCTCGCCGAGCTTCACCATCTCTTTCGGCGCGAGCTTCTTGGCCTTGATGCGGGGCGTCGCGTCGAGCTTCGGTTCGGCCGGGTAGGGCGCCAGGATGTCCATCAGGCCCTGCCACTCTTGCGCCCACATGTTGCCGAGCAGGTGCGCCGGAATCGCGCCCTTCTCGGGCACCGCGTCCTTGCCGTATTTCGTTCGCAGACGCGCTCGCGCCAGGCAATGGAGGTCGTCGTAGAGCGGCTTCACTTCCTTCCAGAGACGCGCCACGTCGGTCTCGAAGGCGTCAGGCGTCATGTCGTAGCCGGACTTCCAGAGGTCGCCCATGTCGCGGAAGCCGATGCCGCGGGCGCCCTTGTTGCCGAGCTCAACGTAGCGGGCGAACTTGTCTTTGATGGCGGGCGCGGTCGCGTGCCATCCCTCCCACGCTTCACGCGCCACCGCTTCGTCGCGCGTGCTCGTCATGATGCGCGAGAGATCTTCAAGCGTGAGACACTCGCCGGGCTTGGGGGCCTTGAGCTTGCTCTTGGCCGGCGGGCAGTATTTCCCTTTGCCGTAAGCGCCGGCCATCTCGGTTTGAACACGGGCGAGCTCCTCGCGGTCCGCGGCGTTGTCAGGGGCCGGTACGCCCTGCGCGATGCGCAAGAGGTCGAGCTTGCGCCGTGTTTCGACGGGGAGGCGATCGCGCACCGATTGAAAGCGGTTGGCCGCCAGGATTTGCGTCGTGATGAAGCCGGCGCTCGCTTCCTCCGCCGCCGCGCTGAGGCTCTCCGTGTCGTCGGTGATGAAGTTCATCTGGACCCACGCGGCGCGGTCGCGGGCGACATAGAGCTTGCGAAGCGCGGCTTCCGTGTCGCGCACGAAGGTCTCCGCGTCGCTCGCGGAGGCCGCCGTTTGGCCTGCGGCGTGGCCGCCGTGCCTGCCGCGCATCCCGGCGTGAGGCGCGTGCCCATCGCCATGCCGCCTACCATGCCCATGGCCCGCCGACGCAGCGACGGGGGCCGCGGGCTCGGGCTCGGCCGCGCCGCAGGAAACCGCGCCCATGGGAAGGAGCGCCGGAAGCAGCCCTCGCCGGAGGACGGGAAGGAGACGATGAAGCCGGGAAGCGCTCTGGACCATGCCGATCTCCGTGCTAGGGTTCCCGCGCTCATCGCATGAAAAGTCGCGAAAAGAAAGCGCTCCTTGGCATCTCGGCCGTTCACTCGAGGGGGTCTCTTGGAGCGGCGCTTTCGGCCGTCGGCGTCATCGGAGGGCTCGTCAGCGGGCTCCTCGGCGCGGCATGCAGCGTCGACGTCGCGGCCGCGCCGACGACGGCGGAGCGAGGCGGCAACCCGTCGACCAACACCCCCGCGACCGCGTCCGACGACGGCGGCACATCGGCACCGCTCAAGCCGAGCGGGTGCCCCACGCCCGAGGTCGTCGCGCCGGCGGACGTTCCCGCGGGGTTCCTGGCTCCGCAGAAGGTCACGTTGGTTCGCGTCGTCGACGGCGATACCGCGCACTTCATGTTTCCCGGCGTGGCCGCCGAAGTCATCGTGCGTTTCCTCTACGTGAACACGGAAGAGACGCACGACACACGCGCCACGCAGTTCGGCGTCAACACGTCGTCTAAGGTCGAGGAGTACCTGAAGGGCGCCCAAGAGATCATGGTTGCGCCGGAAGAGGACAAGAAGAAGAAGGGCTCGGCCCACCTCGACACGTACGGGCGAACGCTCGCCCTTGTCTTCGCCGACGGGGAGCTCTTCCAGGAGCGGCTCGTGCGCGAAGGGTGGACGCCCTACTACACGCAGTTCGGCTGCGCCCTCGATCCGATTCATCGCGCCCTCGTTTGGTCGGAGGCGGAGGCGAAGGCCAACGAGCGTGGCGTCTGGGCGCCGGGTCACCCGGTCGACTACAGCGCCGTGCTCAAAGAGTGGATGGGCTCGAGCACCTGCCGGCCGAACCCGTACAAGCAGCCGTACTGCGCGAAGTAGTGTTGCTCGAAGTTGGGACGTGATGCGCCCGCGCCTAGCGGCGCGAACCCGCCAGCGCCGCGCGGAAGCGCCGGTCGTGCCAGAGGAGCATCTCGACGGCGCCCGCCTCGCGGAGCCACGGCTGATCGTGCCATCCCGGTAGCGTCAGGAGGTCGCACGGCACGTTGCGTCTTGTGAGCTCCGCCGCAAGGCGCTCGTTGCCCTTGCGAAACACGTCATCCGTGCTCGTCTCGACGTGAAGCGCCTTGGGGCCCGCCTCGAAGACCGCCATGGCGAGTCGCTCTGCGTAACGTGGCGCCGTAGGCTCGCTGATGGCCGATTGCACGCCGCCCCACGCGCCGAACGACTTGGGCGCGCGAAGGAACACCTCGAGGCTCAAGTACCCGCCGAGGGAGCAGCCATCGATGGCGACGAGGTCGGGCCCCTCGTAGAGGGCGACCTCTTGCCGCGCTCGCGGGAGCATGACGCCCAATAGCCACTTGGCGTAGGCGTCGATCTCGCGCGGCGTCGTGATCTTCGGCGTGAAGGGGCAGGCGATGGCGAAGCCGTAGAAGGGCGCCCTCATCAAGTCGCCGTTCACCGCCGCGAGCCGCTCGTCGGAGAAGTCCTTACGAAGAGCGAACGTCCGGGCCACTGGCGGTCGCCGCAACCGGTCGAAGGCGCCGCCGAGGCCATAGCGATCGACCCACGCGCGGACGCCGAGCGTCTCGTCGATGGTCTCGCCGAGGCCATGCAGCAAGATCAACAGCGGGAGCTTGGTCCCTCGCGGCACATAGCGTGGAACGAGCAGCAAGAAGCGTCGCGCGAGCGAGCGGTCGCCGTCGACGCGCAAGTCGCGAAGCTCAAGATCGTCGGGAATTGGGCCCGGCTCGGGCGCGCCCGCCGCAAGCGAACGGCGCGCAGCGAGCGCGTGCGCAAGGCCCGCGAGGCCCGCCAATGTGGCTCGTCGCCCAATCACTGGGTGAGAGCATACAAGAATGGGACGCCGCGACGCGTGGAGCCGGGCCGCGACGTGGGCCGCGCGACGACTACTTCTTCTTGGGCGTCGCCGAAGCGGAGCCGGTGCGGTCGAGGCCGCGGCAGGCGGTGGCGTCTTTCGCCGCGCACGCCTTCTTCCAGTCGGCGATGACCTTCTGGGCGAGCTTGTCCTTCTTCTCCGTCGCCGTCTTCTTGAGCGCGTTGCACGTCCACATCTGGAAGTCTTCGGCAACGCAGCCGCGGGCGAGCAGTTCGACGGCCTTGGTGGTGATCCTGCGGCACGCCTTCGCCCTTTTCGTGGAGCTTCGAGAGATCCTCGCAGGCTTGACCGAGGCCCTGGTCGCACGCGACGCCGTAGAGCGCGACGGCCTTGTTCGCGTCGGCGGGAATGCCTTCGCCAACGGAAAACGCCTTGCCGAGCTCGTGGCACGCGCGACGGTCTTTTTTCGTGCACGCCTTGTCGAACATGCGCGCCGCTCTCGCGAAGTCCGGCGAAGAGCCGTCGCGAAGCGCGTAGCCGGCCTCGCGACAGGCATCCATGTCGGTCGTGCGCTCGCACGCCGAGACGCAGCCGGCGCCCTTGCAGGCTGCGGCGATCTCGTTCGTCGGCGAAACCGCTGCGCTGGTGACCGTCGTCTCGGTCGGCGTGGGCTTCTGCGCGGTCGTTGGCTTGGCCGAGCCCCAGCGCTGGGGCGCGCCGGCGCAGGCCACGAGGAAAAGGGCGGAAAGACCGAGAAAGGCGGATGTCTTCATGCTGGCGGGCGCAGGTATACGCGACGCAGGGCGACGCGCCAGCGCCGGAGCAACGATTTATTCAGCTACACTCGACGCCCATGAGCATGAGCGCCACGCCGGAAGTCCGTCCTCCCGAAAAGAGCGCCGAGAGCCGACCCTCGCGAGGGGATCGGTCCACGACCGACGAACTCGGCCAGACGTTGACGCGCCTCAAAGAAGCGCAGCTTCGCGACGGGCCGCCCTCGCTCAAGGAGCGTCGTCGTCGACTCGAGAAGCTGGAGCGCGCCGTCGTCGCGCATCAGGAGGTCATCGCCACGGCGATGCGAGAAGACTTCGGCAACAAGGCGCGCCTCGAGGCGTTGATGAGCGAGGTCTATCTCGTCGTGAGCGGGGCGCGCCATGCGCGCGAGCACGTGCGCGAGTGGATGGCGACGGAGACGCGCGACATGCCGCTGCCGCTCTTGCCGGCGCACGGCGAAGTCATCCCGCAGCCGGTCGGTGTCGTCGGCATCGTGTCACCGTGGAACTACCCCATCAACTTGGCGCTGCTTCCGCTCGTAAGAGCTATCGCCGCTGGCAATCGCGCCATGCTCAAGCCCAGCGAGCTGGTCCCCAAGACGAGCGCGGTCTTGGCCGACATCGTTCGCACGGCCTTTGATCCCGACGTGGTGACGGTCATCCAGGGCGACGCGCTCGTCGGCGAAGCGTTCACGCGCTTGCCCTTCGACCACCTCGTGTTCACCGGGTCGACGCGCGTTGGGCGCCTGGTCATGAAGGCCGCCAGCGACAACCTCGTGCCGGTCACGCTCGAGCTAGGCGGGAAGTCGCCGGTGCTCCTGGGGCCCGACGCGAACATCCGCGAGGTCGCCGAGCGCGTCATGGCCGGCAAGGTGTGGAACGCGGGTCAGACCTGCGTGGCGCCCGACTACCTCCTCGCCACGAGCGATGTCGTGGAGTCGTTCGTGACCGAGGCCCGCCGCGCCATCAAAGAGATGCTCCCGCGGATGGTCGACAACCCGGACTACACCTCGATCGTGAGCGACAAGCACTACGCGCGGCTGCTCGCGCTCATCGCCGAGGCCCGCGAGAAGGGGGCGCGAATCGAGGAGCTGAACAGCGCCGGCGAGGTTTTTCCGGCGGAGTCACGAAAGCTTGCGCCAACGCTCATCGTCGGCGGCCCCGCCGACTCGATGACCGTGATGCAGGAGGAGATCTTCGGTCCCATCCTGCCCATTGTGACCGTGAAGTCGCTCGACGAGGCCATCGCCTTCGTGAACGCGCGCCCCCGGCCGCTCGCCCTCTACTACTTCGGTCACAAGGCCGAGACGATCGACTACGTGCTCGCTCGAACGAGCTCCGGTGGCGTCAGCGTCAACGACACGATGCTGCACGGCGCCGCCGACGAGCTGCCGTTTGGTGGCATCGGCGCGAGCGGCATGGGCGCGTACCACGGCAAACACGGCTTCGACGCCTTCACCAAGCTAAGGCCAGTCTTCTACCAAAGCCGCGTGAACGCGCGGAAGCTGCTCGCGCCGCCCTTTGGAAAGATGCTAGCGACGGCGATGCGCGTCCTCATCGGCAAGTAGAGCGACGCGTCACGTAGGCCCGCGAAGCGGCGCCGGACGTCGTGAAGCCCACCGCTCGCCGCCGAAAAGGCGGGGCGCGCGGCGGGCCACGAACGTGCGGAGAGCGCGTCGGACGCTCGCGTGGTTCAAGCGGTGCCGACGGGATCCTTGGTGGGGCCGTCGCCCTTCACGCTGATCCTGCGAGGCTGCTCGGCGGCCCGCTTGGGGAGACGGACCGTGAGGACTCCGTCCTTCAAGTCCGCCGCGATGGCACCGCCATCGACGGTCTCGGGCAATACGAACGAGCGGGCGAACTGCCCGTGGCGTCGCTCAAAGCGATAGAAGCCGTCCTTCTGAACCTTCTGTTCGCTCTTCCGCTCACCGCGAATCGTCAGCACGTTCTTCTCGAGCTCCACGTGGACGTCTTCGGTCTTGATGCCGGGCAGCTCGGCCCTGAGCCAGATCGCCTCCTTGTCCTCGACGATGTCGACGGCCGGCCGAAAGGCGAGCGCGCTTGCGGGGCGCTCATCGGTGGCGAAGTTCTTGAACATGTCGTCTTGCATGCGAGAGAGTTCGGAGAATGGATCCCAACGAGAGAGCATGGCGTAACTCCTGTTTGATGTGGACGTGTTCGGCCGCACCCCGTTGGCTGAGGTGAGGCTCGGGCTGAACGCGCAGCTCGCGCCGCGGCGTTCGATCGGTTGAGCGGCCACCGCAGCCGAAGGCACCGCGTGTGTCGCGAATCGTGCGGCCGCCGAAGGAGAGGCAGCGCCTTCTTCCTTCGTGCCCGCCGACAGCCGAGAACGTAATCAGCTCGAAATGGCGCGCAAGAGGCGCCCAAGAAAAAATCGAAGCGGCGCGCTCCAGAAGCAGGAGGCCTGCGAGTGCGCCCTAACCGCTGCGCCGGCGCCGACGGAGAGCGACCACCGCGAGAGTCACGAGCGCGAATGAGCTCGAATCGCTCGTGGCGCCGTTCGCGGCGGCGCAGCCGCCATCGGCTTGTGGACGGGCCGTGGTCTTCTTGGCCGCCGTGCCCGAGGTGCCGCCGCGCGCCGTCGGGCCCTCGCCCGTTGTCGCGGGCAAGGGGGCCGTCGGCGCCGTCGGCGCGGTGGGGCTCGCGGAAGGCGACGCGCCCGGCGGTGCGTTCGGCGACGGCGTCGTGGGCGAAGGCGTGGGCGTCGTCGGTGCGGGGCTCGGGGTGGAAGGTGGCGGCTCCGGCGGCGTGCCCGTTCCGGAAGGGGTTGGCGTCGGCGTCGGGCTAGGCGTGGCAGGCGTGGGGGTGGGCGTCGGGTCAGCCCCAGGTGGATTCGTCGGCTCGTCCGGCTTGGCCGGCGGCAGCGGTGTGGTGGGCGTCGGAGTCGGAGTGAGCGCGTCGGGATCTCCCACCGCAACGACGACCTCGGGGAAGTCCTTCGAGAACAGCAACGTGTCCTTGTCGAGGGTCGTGTGGAGGATCGGCACCTTGATGTCGGACTCGCCCCAGAGCGCGAGCGACGGCTTGGCACGAAGCTCCCAGCCGGTCTTGCCCTCGGCCGTCGACGCGAGGCGCGTGTCGAAGGTCGACCGTGCGTCGAGGCGAAGGCGAACGCCGACGCCGTTGTCGAAGGCGACGACGAGCACAGGTTGAAGCGAGCACACGCCTTTCAAGTGTTGCGAGCCGCCCTTCCACTGAAAGGTCGGGGCCTCGAAGGCAAAGTCGCTCGTGTCGAGCTCAAACTTCTTCTTGGGGTCACGCGCAAAGCGTCGCTTCTCGACGCCCTCGCTGTTGTAGATGGCGCGCGCCGCGAGCTTGCCGCCGGCCGAGGCCTTCATCGCGCCGTGCAGATCGCCGTCGATCTCCTCGAAGGAGCAGCCGACCATGACGTCGATTTGTGTCGTCAGAGGAATGTCGCTGCGCGCCTTGCCTTCTTCATCCTTGATGGGGATGTTCGTCTTGCCGAGGCCCGTTGCGAGCGCGAGGGCGCGCCCGCCGCCGAGCTTGGACTCGATCTCCTTCGAGATCTCGCGCATCACGTCCTTCCGCTCCGTGTTGCTCCACGTCACGTCGAGGTCAACTTCGAGGGAGCTCTCTACGGTGCTGCTCAGCGAGACCTCGGCGTCGAGGACCTTCGGCACGTCGGTCCCGAGGAGCGCGCTCCAGAAGCGACGCTTCGTGATGTTGAGCCTTCCCTCGATGACAGGCCTGTCCATGGAGAGCGTCGCCGTCGGCGTGAGGACGGCCTTGACGTTGATGCCCTTCCTTTCGAGTTCGATGGGGACGCTGGTCGTGAGCGGACCCTTGAAGAGGTCTTTCGTCGGGAGCTCGTACCTGAAGGCGTGCTCCTGGCCGTCGCTCGCAAAGAGCTCGTCGGCGGTCTCGTCGCTCTCGCCCGCAGGCGCAGAGCAGCCTCCTGCGAGGGGGCCTAAAGCGACACCGAGAAGCACAGTGCCCAGGCCCAAACGTGTCATTGGCGCATGGTGGTTCAAGACGCATACCAGGCCTCGACAGGCTCGCGGCGCGGCTTTCGGCGGTGGCGGGAGCCTGAACTCGGCGCCGGGCGTCCGCTTCGGCGGGCCATCGATCCACCCGCAAAGCGTCTGGCGTTGCCTTTGCGTTCGTCTACGAGACGCCCGCGGCGGCTCGATCGAGCACCTCGTCGACGGCGGCGAACAGCTCGCGGTTTCCATCCTGACGGTACCGCGCCAGGTTCTCCTCGTGCCGCGGCACGTTCGAGAGAAATCGCGCCAGCGCCGCGTCGTCGATAGCGCCAAAGACGCCCTGACCGAAGCCCTCCTTTTCGAGGTAGCGCGCGTTCAAAACTTGCTCGAATTGCTTCTCGAGGGGGACGGCGAGGAGCGGCTTTCGCAAGTACACGCACTCGCTCATGAGCGTGAAGCCTCCGCCCGCTACGACGCCGCGGGCCGACGCGAGGTCGTCGATGAACGTGGTCTCGCTGAAGGGTCGATAGAGCAGGTGCCCCGCTGCCAGGTCTTCCTTGAGGTCGCGTCGCATCCCGTAGACGCGGCACGGCACGCCGGCGCGTTCGAGCACGTGCGCGAGCTGATCGTGACCTTCGGCCGTTTGATAGACGAGCAGGTGGTCGCCCCGCGTCGGCGCCTTGGCCAAGATCTCCGGACGGACGATGGGCGGCACGAGCCTCGTGGGCTCCTTGCGCACCGGCGGACGAAAGAAGGTGGTGATGAGGTAGTCGTCGCAGAAGGGGAGCTTGCCCTTGACGAAGGCGCGCGCGAGCTGGAAGTCGGTCGCGTCGCGAGCGCTGGAACCGATGATGTCGGGACCGTGGAGGCATCGATTGATGATCTGCATGTTGTCGATGCTGATCACGGGGATGCGGTGCGTCTTTGCGTAGAGGTACGTCCACGATTCGAAGTCGCTGATGGCGACCTCGGGGCGAAACTCGCTGATGAGCTGGAAGTACGCGGCGATGTTCTGCGGCAACCCCACGGCGCCGGAGAGCACGTTCGACCAAACGGTCTTGCCGAGGCGCACGCGGTTCTCCTCGTAGATCATGTGGAGGCCGTGGATGCGGTTCACGCCGTCGAAGCGCTTCGCCAAGTAGTCGACGGCTCGCCCCGAAGCCATGATGGCGACCTCATGGCCCTCAGCCAAGAGGTGCTCCAAGACCACGCGAGAACGCATCGCATGGCCCATGCCTTCGCCCACCACGCCGTAGAGAATTTTCACGGCCCCACGATAAGCCTTTCGCGGGGCGCCCGCACGCTGGCGGTGCGCGCCCGGTTTCGCTAGAACGAGCCTGTGCCATCCCTGCGGGTCTATTCGGAGATGGCCACCCACGACGACGCTACGGCGCCCTCGGCGCTCGCGCTCCTTCGGGGGCGCGAGGTCGAGCTCGTTCTCGCGGTCCGGCCGTGGCACGTGGCGGGCCTCGGTGAGGTCGTGCGGCGCGTCGCCGGCGAAGGCGTGGCGCTCTCGCTGTGGCCCATGTTGAGCGACGAAGACGGACGCTTTCTCCATGCCGGCAACGTCGCGCGGATGCGGGCGCTGGTGACGAGGGTGCTCGCGGCGGCGATGCCCTCCGCGTCTGCGCTCAAGCCGGAACCGCGGCTCGACGTGATGCTCGACCTTGAGCCGCCCGTGGATACGCTCCGCGCGCTCGCGCATTGGCGCCTCGGGCCCGCGGCGTTGGCGGCCGCTGCGGCGTTTGCGGCATCGGAGCGCAACGACCGCGCAGCGCGGGCTCTCGTGACCGACATTCAACGAGCCGGGGCCACAGTCTCCGTTGCGGTCATGCCGCACGTGGTCCTGCCGGGCGGACGCGCCCTCTCGCGCCTCGCGGCGGTCCCGACGCTCGCGGGCACCGACTCCGTCGACCTGATGCTGTACCGAACGCTCGCGCAAGGCTACGCGCGCGGCCTCGTCTCGCGGCAGCGCGCGCTTCGGTGGCTGGGACACCCTCTCAAGCCGCGCTGTCAACGAGGGCATGCGCATCGCGCTCGGTTGCGTCGGCACGGGCGCCTTGGGCGACGAGGCGACGTATTCGAGTCCGGCAGACCTGGCCGACGACGTTCGCGTCGCGAGGGGACGGGGCGCCACCGCCTTCGCGCTCTTTGAGTGGAGCGCCATCTTGCGCCGTGGCCCCGCTGAGGCGTGGCTCGATGCCGTGCTCGCGACGTAGCTGTGGGCCGATCGGGTAGCGGGATTGCCTCGGCTACTTCGGCGACGTCGTCGGCGCGCACGTCGAGACGCCGGCTCCAACGATGTGGAAGCCGATGGACCTCATGTAGGCGGTGTTCACGCTCTTGTCGGATGGGCGGTACCGCGTGACGTTCGTCGTCTGCGTCGGGGCCGTGCTGGTGGCTGTGTAGATGTAGAAGTCGCCGCCCCAGAAGGAGAACGCGAACATCGGCGCGAGGGGCTCTTCGACCTTGGGCAAGTTGAATCGACCCGTGAAGGCCAACGATGTCTTGTTCATCTCGGCCACCGCCAAGGGCGTGTCGATGAGCAAGGCGAAGAGCTTGCCGTCGCCGGTGCCCGTCAGCTCGAGGTCGAACGGGTTTGGCATGTCGTTGATGGGCGTGATCGTCTCCTTGGCGACGTCGACGCGCGACACGCCGGGAGCTCCAGGCGTCTTGCCTTCAGAGACGACGAAAAGCGTCTCTTGGTCTTTGGAGCCGGCGTTGAGCGAAAAGCCCATCCCGCCCATGCCCGCTTGAACCTTCGATGGCGTGCAAGCCCCCGTCTTCGTGTTCACCTTGTAGAGGCGGTCGAGCTCGATCTGGTTGGGGTCGCGCATGTTGACCCACGCGACCGCGCTTCGATCGACGGCCATGGATACGGGGACCAGCGAGATTCCCTCCGGCGACTTGCACTTCAGGGGAGCAAGCTTCGTAAAGATCTTGTCGGCCGGCGCGAAGGAATAGATGTCGCCTTCGAGCGAGAGGACGTAGACGAGCTTGGCTTCTTCGCTGCAGCCATCGGCGCTGCCACCGTCGTCAGCGTTGTTGGTGATGAAGCCGCCGTCGCCGAGCGCCTCCTGCGTGGGCGTCCCGCTCCCGCCATCTCCCGAGCCGATGCCGCGCGAACCGTCGCCGCCGCAGGAGGCTACGGCGAGGAGAGACGCCGTGAGGGCGGCGGATACGAACAGCGGGACGCGAGCGGGAACGAGCATGGGGCCTCCGGAAGGAAGAGCGTCGAGAGCCCCGAAGCTTAGCTGCCCGAAGCGACGGGGTCAGTTCCGGCGGCGTCTCGGGCGCGTCCGTGGCCAGCGTGGACGGAAAGTTCTAGCGTTCTGGCGGAGGAAGTTTCACGGCGCCCGGTTGCGCCGGAGCCGGCCCCTCGAGTGCAGGGTATCGGCGTGACACGCGGTGCAGGTACGCGATGGCGATGGCCGCGACGCCCATGTCGTCGAGCCACCCAATGAAGGGGATCACGTCAGCGATGACGTCCGCCGGAAAGACGATGTAGGCCAGCGAGAGAACGACGAAGCCCTTGCCCGCCAACGACGCTTCGCGGTCGCGGAAGAAGCGCCAGATCCCGGGAAGGAATCCCACCGTGGCCGCGGCGCCCGCGGCCGTCATGGCAGGTCGAAGTTTGGCCATGTCGCTCAGTCTAAGTCGCGCCGGGGGCCACGCAACCAGTGACGTTCGCGCAAAAAGACCGGCGCGGCTCAGCGCGACTCGTACACCTTCACCGCCGGAAGCTCGACGCACGTGAGAAACCCACCTTTGCCGGCGCCGGTGTCGATGGCGAGCACCGAATCGCCGGCCCACATGTCGAGCGGGTCTTCCGGCGTAAACGACGAGAGCTCCGGCGGTAGGTAGTCCGTCGAGGTGTGCCCGACGACGACGCGCTTGCCGCGGTAGTCGCGGAAGAACTCGATGGTGCGGACCCAGAGGAGCACGGCCTTGTTCGCCACGGTGCGCGGGTGCTGAAACGCGCCGTCGGCCTCTTGCGGAAGGCCCGCGTGAACGTAGATCGCGTGCTCGTCTTCGTACCAATAGGGCAGGCTGGTCATCCACTCGAGGTGGTCGTCGGGGAAGAACGCGCCGGTGAGCAGGGCCGCGTGTTCGGTGCGCGTGGGCTGATCGCCTTCGAAGAAGAGCGCGCCGGTGTAGCTGCGCAGCGTCGCGAGGCAGCCGTTGGGCGGGGGCAACACGAACTCCGGCCAGCCTCCCATGGTCACGCGCAGCCACGCATCTTCGTGGTTGCCGCGGAGCGTCACGATGCGGGCGGCGGTCTTCCCCGGCAGTTCGTCCTTGATGAAGTGGATGACTTGCGCCGAGTTGGGCCCGCGGTCGAGGTAGTCACCGACGAAGAGCAGCGTGTCTTCGTAGGTGAGCGAAGGGAGCTTGGCCATGACGGCGCGAAGGGCGGCGAGGTCGCCGTGGATGTCGCCGAAAGCGAAGGTGCGTGCGGTCACTTGGGGCCAGTCTTCTTCTTGTTGGGTTTCTTGGGCTTGGGTTCCGGACGCTTCTCCGCGCTCGGCTTCGGTGCAGGATCGTCGGCCGCGACGATTGTCGCAACAGGCTTCGTCTCGGGTTCCGGAGCGGACGCTGCGGCTGGCGCCGAGGGCGTCGCCGACGGAACGACGAGGGCCGTCGGAGCTGCGGGCGGCGCCGCGGGTTCTGGGGCCACCGACGGGGTCGCCGCTGCAGGGGCTACCGGTCCGCTGCCTCGCATCAGCGAAAACGTGACGCCCGCGCCCAGCGCGACCAGGGCGACCGCGCCCGCGATGGCGGTGCGTCGCCGGCGCCGCGATGAGCCTTCCGCAGAGTAGGCGGCGCGGGCTACCGGTCGCCAGGTTCGGCCCGGCGGCGTGACGGCAACCTTGGTGTCGGCCTCCGAGTCGACCGCTTCGCGCGCCTTGGGAGGCATGGGTCGACTCGGCTTCCCGTCAGGCACGAGCGGCGGCACGGGCGGCGGAGAGAGCGCCGCCGGTGGCAGGCTCGCTCCGCTCTTGCCAAGAATCGCATCGATGGCCTCGACGAGCTCTGCCGACGTGGAGAATCGGCCCGCCGGATCTTTCGCCAACAGGCGCTTCAGGACCGCCGCGATGCGCGGATCGAGCGTCCTCGCGACGTCATCAGGAAGTTCGGGGACGTCTTGGAGGATGTGCTGCCGCATGAGCGTCACGGCGCCGCCCTTGAAAGGTCGTGTCCCCGTCAACATCTCGAAGAGCACGACGCCCAGTGAGTAGAGGTCTGCGCGACCGTCGACCGACTGGCCCATCGCCTGCTCCGGCGCCATGTAATCCGGCGTGCCGAAGATGGTGCCGATGCGCGTGATCGGCTGGAGTGTTGCGTTGCGTTTGCCGGTGACACTGCCGACATCGATCTTCGCGATGCCGAAGTCGAAGAGCTTCACCGCCTCCCGCGCCGTGCCGCGCGCGACGAGCATGACGTTCTCCGGCTTGATGTCGCGGTGCACGACGCCCGACGCGTGGGCCACGACCAGGGCGCTGGCGATTTCGCGCACCACGTGCAGCGCGCGGGCCGCATCAACCTTGCCGCCGGCGATGACGTCGCGGAGGTTTTCTCCGTCGACGTACTCGAGCACGAGGTAGACGGAGCCGTCGGGGAGCTCGCCCGAGTCCGTCGCCGAGACGACGTTCGGATGATCGATGTGCGCCGCCGCGATGGCCTCGCGCTTGAAGCGCTCGACGACCTCCGGATACTCGGAGGCGTCTGGCCGCAGCACCTTGAGGGCGACGGCCTTGCGCATGTGCACGTGCTCGGCGCGATAAACGGCGCCCATGCCGCCCTCGCCCAGGAGCTTTTCGACGCGATACTGCGCGACCAACGTCCCCGGCTCGAGGTTCGCGGTCGGCGGCACTTCGCCATCTT encodes:
- a CDS encoding M2 family metallopeptidase → MVQSASRLHRLLPVLRRGLLPALLPMGAVSCGAAEPEPAAPVAASAGHGHGRRHGDGHAPHAGMRGRHGGHAAGQTAASASDAETFVRDTEAALRKLYVARDRAAWVQMNFITDDTESLSAAAEEASAGFITTQILAANRFQSVRDRLPVETRRKLDLLRIAQGVPAPDNAADREELARVQTEMAGAYGKGKYCPPAKSKLKAPKPGECLTLEDLSRIMTSTRDEAVAREAWEGWHATAPAIKDKFARYVELGNKGARGIGFRDMGDLWKSGYDMTPDAFETDVARLWKEVKPLYDDLHCLARARLRTKYGKDAVPEKGAIPAHLLGNMWAQEWQGLMDILAPYPAEPKLDATPRIKAKKLAPKEMVKLGEKFFTGLGFRELPKTFWERSLFARPRDREVVCHASAWDINQVDDLRIKMCVEPTDDDLVTIHHELGHIFYYQAYEKQSPLFQAGANDGFHEAIGDTIALSMTPDYLKSLGLLDQVPKNDHALLNVQMKLALSKVAFLPFGLLIDKWRWDVFSGKVPKEKYNAAWWELRKSIQGVAPPAGASRDDAALFDPGAKYHVPASTPYVRYFLSHIYQFQFYKALCEAAGHKGPLHTCSFAGNAAAGAKLRAMLEMGQSKPWPEAMAAVGAGQTASSAALLEYFAPLRGYLKDKTKGETCGY
- a CDS encoding thermonuclease family protein, which produces MKSREKKALLGISAVHSRGSLGAALSAVGVIGGLVSGLLGAACSVDVAAAPTTAERGGNPSTNTPATASDDGGTSAPLKPSGCPTPEVVAPADVPAGFLAPQKVTLVRVVDGDTAHFMFPGVAAEVIVRFLYVNTEETHDTRATQFGVNTSSKVEEYLKGAQEIMVAPEEDKKKKGSAHLDTYGRTLALVFADGELFQERLVREGWTPYYTQFGCALDPIHRALVWSEAEAKANERGVWAPGHPVDYSAVLKEWMGSSTCRPNPYKQPYCAK
- a CDS encoding sel1 repeat family protein; the protein is MKTSAFLGLSALFLVACAGAPQRWGSAKPTTAQKPTPTETTVTSAAVSPTNEIAAACKGAGCVSACERTTDMDACREAGYALRDGSSPDFARAARMFDKACTKKDRRACHELGKAFSVGEGIPADANKAVALYGVACDQGLGQACEDLSKLHEKGEGVPQDHHQGRRTARPRLRCRRLPDVDVQRAQEDGDGEEGQARPEGHRRLEEGVRGERRHRLPRPRPHRLRFGDAQEEVVVARPTSRPGSTRRGVPFLYALTQ
- a CDS encoding coniferyl aldehyde dehydrogenase produces the protein MSATPEVRPPEKSAESRPSRGDRSTTDELGQTLTRLKEAQLRDGPPSLKERRRRLEKLERAVVAHQEVIATAMREDFGNKARLEALMSEVYLVVSGARHAREHVREWMATETRDMPLPLLPAHGEVIPQPVGVVGIVSPWNYPINLALLPLVRAIAAGNRAMLKPSELVPKTSAVLADIVRTAFDPDVVTVIQGDALVGEAFTRLPFDHLVFTGSTRVGRLVMKAASDNLVPVTLELGGKSPVLLGPDANIREVAERVMAGKVWNAGQTCVAPDYLLATSDVVESFVTEARRAIKEMLPRMVDNPDYTSIVSDKHYARLLALIAEAREKGARIEELNSAGEVFPAESRKLAPTLIVGGPADSMTVMQEEIFGPILPIVTVKSLDEAIAFVNARPRPLALYYFGHKAETIDYVLARTSSGGVSVNDTMLHGAADELPFGGIGASGMGAYHGKHGFDAFTKLRPVFYQSRVNARKLLAPPFGKMLATAMRVLIGK
- a CDS encoding Hsp20/alpha crystallin family protein is translated as MLSRWDPFSELSRMQDDMFKNFATDERPASALAFRPAVDIVEDKEAIWLRAELPGIKTEDVHVELEKNVLTIRGERKSEQKVQKDGFYRFERRHGQFARSFVLPETVDGGAIAADLKDGVLTVRLPKRAAEQPRRISVKGDGPTKDPVGTA